The following are encoded together in the Lathyrus oleraceus cultivar Zhongwan6 chromosome 3, CAAS_Psat_ZW6_1.0, whole genome shotgun sequence genome:
- the LOC127127916 gene encoding transcription factor UNE10 — MSQCVPSWEVDENPQSHARSASLRSNSNSTAPHDVPMLDYDVAELTWENGQLSMHGLGLPRAPVKPLTTAPSKETWEKPRGSGTLESIVNQATSFPHNGKPPFLAAGGGVCGNNMLVPWLDPQRAAAIAAATATTNSMVVDALVPCSNLKKEQRLHARDPIPLRGIGSCMVGGPTPVGSCSAVRATTQEEGGIFAGAKRGRVTHVAGSGRDQSMSNSATFGRQSQQVTLDTYDREFGMTGFTSTSIASMENTSSDKQCTRTTTVDDHDSVCHSRPTRDDAEEDDKKRENRKSSVSTKRSRAAAIHNQSERKRRDKINQRMKTLQKLVPNSSKTDKASMLDEVIEYLKQLQAQVNMVNRFNMSSMMMPMTMQQQLQMSMMNPMGMGMGPMGMAGMGMGMGMGMGMDMNPMNRANIPGMPQVLHPSAFMHMPAWDAGAAATATDRLQGPPATGMADPMSTFFGCQSQPMTMEAYSRIAAMYQQMQQQPPAAPGSKA; from the exons ATGAGCCAGTGTGTTCCTAGTTGGGAAGTTGACGAAAATCCACAATCCCATGCAAGATCAGCCTCTCTTCGCTCCAACTCTAACTCAACTGCCCCTCATGATGTTCCCAT GTTGGACTATGATGTTGCAGAACTGACATGGGAAAATGGACAACTTTCTATGCATGGATTAGGGTTACCAAGAGCGCCGGTTAAGCCTTTAACAACCGCGCCTTCCAAGGAAACATGGGAAAAGCCTCGTGGTAGCGGCACCTTGGAGTCCATAGTGAACCAAGCCACTAGCTTTCCACATAACGGTAAACCACCGTTTCTCGCCGCGGGTGGCGGTGTTTGCGGGAACAACATGTTAGTCCCGTGGCTTGACCCACAACGCGCTGCAGCCATTGCTGCTGCTACAGCGACAACCAATAGCATGGTTGTGGATGCGTTGGTTCCCTGCTCCAATCTTAAAAAGGAGCAGAGACTCCATGCACGCGATCCAATTCCTTTAAGAGGTATTGGATCGTGCATGGTTGGTGGCCCCACGCCCGTGGGGTCTTGTAGCGCTGTCAGGGCTACAACGCAGGAGGAAGGCGGGATCTTTGCCGGGGCAAAACGCGGAAGAGTGACACATGTTGCGGGGAGCGGAAGGGATCAGAGTATGAGTAACAGCGCGACTTTTGGGAGGCAAAGCCAACAAGTGACGTTAGATACATATGACAGGGAATTTGGCATGACTGGTTTCACTTCAACTTCAATAGCATCCATGGAAAACACCAGCTCTGATAAGCAGTGCACCAGAACCACAACCGTAGATGACCATGATTCTGTTTGCCACAGTAGACCAACT AGGGATGATGCTGAAGAGGATGATAAAAAGAGAGAAAATAGAAAATCATCGGTGTCCACTAAACGGAGCAGAGCTGCAGCTATACACAACCAATCTGAAAGg AAAAGGAGGGATAAGATAAACCAGAGAATGAAGACATTGCAAAAGTTGGTCCCAAATTCCAGCAAG ACGGATAAAGCTTCCATGTTGGATGAGGTGATAGAATATCTGAAACAATTGCAAGCACAAGTGAACATGGTGAATAGATTCAACATGTCATCTATGATGATGCCGATGACCATGCAGCAACAACTTCAAATGTCGATGATGAATCCGATGGGCATGGGAATGGGGCCGATGGGCATGGCTGGGATGGGCATGGGCATGGGGATGGGAATGGGAATGGATATGAACCCTATGAATCGAGCTAACATCCCTGGAATGCCTCAAGTTCTCCACCCTTCAGCATTCATGCATATGCCTGCATGGGATGCTGGCGCCGCTGCCACTGCCACCGACCGACTCCAAGGGCCTCCGGCAACGGGGATGGCTGACCCTATGTCAACATTTTTTGGATGCCAATCACAG CCCATGACAATGGAGGCATATAGTAGGATTGCTGCCATGTATCAGCAGATGCAGCAACAACCTCCAGCAGCACCAGGTTCAAAGGCTTGA